From Cellulomonas chengniuliangii, the proteins below share one genomic window:
- the fabG gene encoding 3-oxoacyl-ACP reductase FabG, whose amino-acid sequence MAETRVAIVTGAARGIGAAIARRLAADGSHVAVLDLREEDTATTVQAIVDKGGRAIGIGADVAAGPDVRAAVARTVEELGAPTVLVNNAGILRDNLLFKMADEDWDAVVSVHLRGAFLMAREVQRHQVEARWGRVVNLSSTSALGNRGQANYAAAKAGLQGFTKTLAIELGPFGITANAIAPGFIATDMLRASAARLGITFEEYLDAAARQIPVRRVGQPDDIAAAASYLCSDEASFVSGQVLYVAGGPQG is encoded by the coding sequence ATGGCTGAGACACGAGTCGCGATCGTCACCGGGGCAGCACGCGGGATCGGCGCGGCGATCGCCCGCCGCCTGGCGGCCGACGGGAGCCACGTCGCCGTGCTCGACCTGCGCGAGGAGGACACAGCCACCACCGTCCAGGCGATCGTCGACAAGGGCGGGCGTGCCATCGGCATCGGCGCGGACGTCGCCGCGGGGCCCGACGTGCGGGCCGCCGTGGCACGGACCGTCGAGGAGCTCGGCGCCCCCACGGTGCTCGTCAACAACGCGGGCATCCTGCGGGACAACCTGCTGTTCAAGATGGCCGACGAGGACTGGGACGCCGTCGTCTCCGTGCACCTGCGCGGCGCGTTCCTCATGGCCCGCGAGGTGCAGCGCCACCAGGTCGAGGCGCGGTGGGGCCGGGTGGTCAACCTGTCGAGCACCTCCGCTCTCGGCAACCGCGGGCAGGCGAACTACGCGGCCGCCAAGGCGGGCCTGCAGGGCTTCACCAAGACGCTGGCCATCGAGCTCGGCCCGTTCGGCATCACGGCCAACGCCATCGCCCCCGGCTTCATCGCCACCGACATGCTCCGCGCCTCGGCCGCCCGCCTGGGCATCACCTTCGAGGAGTACCTCGACGCCGCCGCGCGGCAGATCCCCGTGCGGCGGGTCGGCCAGCCCGACGACATCGCGGCCGCCGCGTCGTACCTCTGCTCGGACGAGGCGTCGTTCGTCTCGGGCCAGGTGCTGTACGTGGCCGGCGGGCCGCAGGGCTAG
- a CDS encoding acyl-CoA dehydrogenase family protein: MDFAPDATASKHADLMRDFLEDCVYPAEPVLRREVAQTPDVWSLRPVVGLLRDDARERGLWNLFLPGEHGDGGRGLTTLQYAPVAELSGRSPQLAPVAMNCAAPDSGNMELLHEFGTPAQRERWLAPLLAGSIRSAFCMTEPDVASSDAAGLATRIRRDGDSYVVTGRKWWSTGAMNPDAALLVVMGTTDPQAARHRRQSMILVPRDTPGVRVVRPLSVFGYDDRDHGGHAEVVFEDARVPVENLVRGEGDGFAIAQARLGPGRVHHCMRALGMAERAMDLMGARARQRVAFGRPLAAQGVVREWLAESRWTIEALRLLVLKTAWLMDTVGNRAAMTEIQAIKVAVPGAVQQILDRAMQLFGAAGLDDDEPLAAMFAAARALRLADGPDEVHRASLGAAEARRTATPDEADALAP; encoded by the coding sequence ATGGACTTCGCCCCCGACGCCACCGCCTCGAAGCATGCGGACCTCATGCGGGACTTCCTGGAGGACTGCGTCTACCCCGCCGAGCCCGTCCTGCGCCGGGAGGTCGCGCAGACGCCGGACGTGTGGTCCCTGCGCCCCGTCGTGGGCCTGCTCCGCGACGACGCCCGCGAGCGCGGCCTGTGGAACCTGTTCCTGCCCGGCGAGCACGGCGACGGCGGCCGCGGGCTGACCACGCTGCAGTACGCCCCGGTGGCCGAGCTGAGCGGCCGCAGCCCCCAGCTCGCGCCGGTCGCGATGAACTGCGCGGCGCCGGACTCGGGGAACATGGAGCTCCTGCACGAGTTCGGCACTCCCGCCCAGCGGGAGCGCTGGCTGGCCCCCCTGCTCGCGGGGTCCATCCGCTCCGCCTTCTGCATGACCGAGCCGGACGTCGCGTCCTCGGACGCGGCCGGCCTGGCCACCCGCATCCGCCGGGACGGCGACTCCTACGTCGTCACGGGCCGCAAGTGGTGGTCGACGGGCGCGATGAACCCCGACGCGGCGCTCCTGGTCGTGATGGGGACCACCGATCCCCAGGCGGCTCGGCACCGGCGGCAGAGCATGATCCTGGTGCCGCGTGACACCCCCGGCGTCCGGGTCGTCCGGCCGCTGAGCGTCTTCGGCTACGACGACCGGGACCACGGCGGCCACGCGGAGGTGGTGTTCGAGGACGCGCGCGTCCCGGTCGAGAACCTGGTGCGGGGCGAGGGCGACGGGTTCGCCATCGCGCAGGCGCGGCTCGGGCCAGGGCGCGTCCACCACTGCATGCGGGCGCTGGGCATGGCCGAGCGCGCCATGGACCTGATGGGCGCCCGAGCCCGGCAGCGCGTCGCGTTCGGCCGCCCGCTCGCGGCCCAAGGAGTCGTGCGGGAGTGGCTCGCGGAGTCGCGCTGGACCATCGAGGCCCTGCGCCTCCTCGTGCTGAAGACCGCGTGGCTCATGGACACCGTGGGCAACCGCGCCGCGATGACGGAGATCCAGGCGATCAAGGTCGCCGTGCCGGGCGCCGTGCAGCAGATCCTGGACCGCGCCATGCAGCTCTTCGGCGCCGCGGGGCTCGACGACGACGAGCCCCTCGCCGCGATGTTCGCCGCCGCACGGGCGCTGCGCCTGGCCGACGGGCCCGACGAGGTGCACCGCGCCTCGCTCGGCGCCGCCGAGGCACGCCGCACCGCCACACCCGACGAGGCCGATGCCCTCGCGCCCTGA
- a CDS encoding alcohol dehydrogenase catalytic domain-containing protein, with translation MQILGAVLESVGAPAPYAASRPLAVGPLELDPPRAGEVLVRIETAGVCHSDLSVVDGARARPTPMLLGHEAAGIVEELGAGVDGLQVGDRVVMTFLPRCGRCAACASDGRLPCPAGSAANGAGALLGGGVRLHRDGQPVAHHLGVSAFASHAVVDRASVVRVGPDVPPDVAALLGCAVLTGGGAVANAARPAPGETVMVVGLGGVGLAAALVARALGHHVIGVDSNDAKLAHARACGVEEALSPEQLLDSGRVTPVVIEAAGHPRAFETALAATAPGGRTVTVGLPSPDARAAVSPLLLTAEARTIIGSYLGSATPERDVPRYARLWREGRLPVERLISARITLEGVNEAMDALAEGRALRQLIHLDGHAGEHPDPERKDLHSHG, from the coding sequence ATGCAGATCCTCGGCGCCGTGCTCGAGTCGGTGGGCGCTCCGGCGCCGTACGCCGCATCCAGGCCGCTCGCCGTGGGGCCGCTCGAGCTCGACCCGCCCCGCGCCGGCGAGGTGCTCGTGCGGATCGAGACGGCGGGCGTCTGCCACTCCGACCTCTCCGTGGTGGACGGCGCGCGGGCACGGCCCACCCCGATGCTGCTGGGCCACGAGGCCGCGGGCATCGTCGAGGAGCTGGGCGCGGGCGTCGACGGCCTCCAGGTGGGCGATCGCGTCGTCATGACGTTCCTCCCCCGCTGCGGGCGCTGCGCCGCGTGCGCGAGCGACGGCCGGCTGCCGTGCCCGGCCGGCAGCGCCGCCAACGGCGCGGGCGCGCTGCTGGGCGGCGGCGTGCGGCTGCACCGCGACGGGCAGCCGGTCGCGCACCACCTCGGCGTCTCCGCCTTCGCGTCCCACGCCGTGGTCGACCGCGCGTCAGTGGTCCGCGTGGGCCCCGACGTGCCGCCCGACGTGGCCGCGCTCCTGGGATGCGCCGTCCTCACCGGGGGCGGGGCGGTGGCCAACGCGGCACGGCCCGCCCCGGGCGAGACCGTCATGGTCGTCGGGCTCGGCGGCGTCGGCCTCGCGGCGGCGCTCGTGGCGCGCGCGCTCGGCCACCACGTGATCGGCGTGGACAGCAACGACGCCAAGCTGGCGCACGCGCGCGCCTGCGGGGTCGAGGAGGCCCTCTCCCCCGAGCAGCTCCTCGACTCGGGCCGCGTCACGCCCGTCGTGATCGAGGCCGCCGGCCACCCGCGCGCCTTCGAGACCGCGCTGGCCGCCACCGCCCCGGGCGGGCGCACCGTGACGGTCGGGCTGCCCTCCCCCGACGCCCGGGCCGCCGTGTCGCCGCTCCTGCTCACCGCCGAGGCCCGCACGATCATCGGCAGCTATCTCGGCTCCGCGACGCCCGAGCGCGACGTGCCCCGGTACGCGCGGCTGTGGCGCGAGGGCCGCCTTCCCGTCGAGCGGCTCATCTCCGCGCGCATCACACTCGAAGGCGTCAACGAGGCGATGGACGCGCTCGCCGAGGGCCGCGCTCTGCGCCAGCTCATCCACCTCGACGGCCACGCCGGCGAGCATCCCGATCCCGAGCGGAAGGACCTGCACTCCCATGGCTGA
- a CDS encoding acyl-CoA thioesterase, which yields MDEYGHLASFATRWNDNDVYGHVNNAVYYEAMDTTINTWLIEHGGLDLVDGPSIGVCKASSCEYTASGSYPDVLVVGLRAGRLGSTSLTWETGIFRERDGELLATGRFVHVFVDRAHRRPVPIPAALRAAVEARLVA from the coding sequence ATGGACGAGTACGGGCACCTGGCGTCGTTCGCGACGCGCTGGAACGACAACGACGTGTACGGCCACGTCAACAACGCCGTCTACTACGAGGCGATGGACACGACCATCAACACGTGGCTGATCGAGCACGGCGGCCTCGACCTGGTGGACGGCCCCTCCATCGGGGTGTGCAAGGCCTCCTCGTGCGAGTACACGGCGTCAGGGAGCTACCCCGACGTGCTGGTGGTGGGCCTGCGCGCCGGGCGGCTCGGCTCGACGAGCCTCACCTGGGAGACCGGCATCTTCCGGGAGCGGGACGGCGAGCTGCTCGCCACGGGCCGCTTCGTGCACGTCTTCGTCGATCGGGCCCACCGCCGGCCCGTGCCGATCCCGGCAGCGCTGCGCGCCGCGGTCGAGGCCCGACTCGTCGCGTGA
- a CDS encoding acetyl-CoA C-acetyltransferase yields MPAPAQPEAVIVSATRSPIGRAFKGSLADVRADDLAATMVAAALAAVPALDPERIDDLILGCGLPGGEQGMNMARVVAVLLGLDTVPGTTVTRYCASSLQSTRMAFHAIKAGEGDAFVSAGVETVSRSTRGTSDHIPGEDLRNPRLADAMARSDKLAAGGGRWADPRAVGDLPDVYVAMGQTAENVAELCGITRDEQDEFAARSQQRAQDALASGFWEREITPVLRPDGTVVARDDGPRAGVTVDSLAGLDPVFRPDGTVTAGNCCALNDGAAALVIMSERLADELGLAPLARIVSTGVSGLSPEVMGLGPVEASRQALARAGLGIDDMDLVEVNEAFAAQVLPSARQLGVDPERLNVHGGAIAVGHPFGMTGARITATLLNGLAATDGRYGLETMCVGGGQGMAMVIERLR; encoded by the coding sequence ATGCCCGCGCCAGCCCAGCCGGAAGCCGTCATCGTCTCCGCCACCAGGTCGCCCATCGGCCGGGCCTTCAAAGGGTCCCTCGCCGACGTCCGCGCCGACGACCTGGCCGCCACCATGGTCGCCGCCGCGCTCGCGGCCGTCCCCGCGCTGGACCCCGAGCGCATCGACGACCTCATCCTGGGCTGCGGCCTGCCCGGGGGCGAGCAGGGCATGAACATGGCCCGTGTGGTGGCCGTGCTGCTCGGGCTCGACACGGTGCCCGGCACGACCGTCACCCGCTACTGCGCGTCCAGCCTGCAGTCCACCCGGATGGCCTTCCACGCGATCAAGGCCGGGGAGGGCGACGCGTTCGTCTCCGCGGGAGTCGAGACGGTCAGCCGCTCGACCCGCGGCACGAGCGACCACATCCCGGGGGAGGACCTGCGCAACCCGCGGCTCGCCGACGCGATGGCGCGCAGCGACAAGCTCGCAGCCGGCGGGGGGCGCTGGGCGGACCCTCGCGCCGTGGGCGACCTGCCGGACGTGTACGTGGCGATGGGCCAGACCGCCGAGAACGTCGCCGAGCTGTGCGGGATCACCCGCGACGAGCAGGACGAGTTCGCGGCCCGCAGCCAGCAACGCGCCCAGGACGCGCTGGCCAGCGGGTTCTGGGAACGGGAGATCACGCCGGTGCTGCGGCCGGACGGAACCGTGGTCGCGCGCGACGACGGCCCGCGTGCCGGGGTGACCGTCGACTCGCTCGCCGGCCTGGACCCGGTGTTCCGGCCGGACGGCACAGTGACTGCGGGGAACTGCTGCGCCCTCAACGACGGCGCGGCAGCCCTGGTGATCATGAGCGAGAGGCTCGCCGACGAGCTGGGCCTCGCGCCTCTCGCCCGGATCGTGTCGACCGGCGTCAGCGGGCTCTCGCCCGAGGTGATGGGCCTGGGGCCCGTCGAGGCGAGCCGGCAGGCCCTCGCCCGGGCCGGGCTCGGCATCGACGACATGGACCTGGTCGAGGTCAACGAGGCGTTCGCCGCGCAGGTGCTGCCCTCCGCGCGGCAGCTCGGTGTCGACCCGGAGCGCCTGAACGTCCACGGCGGCGCCATCGCCGTCGGGCACCCGTTCGGCATGACCGGGGCCCGGATCACCGCGACCCTTCTCAACGGGCTGGCCGCGACGGACGGGCGGTACGGCCTCGAGACGATGTGCGTGGGCGGCGGCCAGGGGATGGCGATGGTGATCGAGCGGCTCCGCTGA
- a CDS encoding MaoC family dehydratase has protein sequence MRAFASPAALLDAAGADLGAGEWLPVEQDRVDAFAAATDDEQWIHVDPERAAAGPFGAPIAHGYLTLSLLPALTSSLLVVEGVTMAVNYGLDRVRFLQPVRVGSRVRATGTVADARRVDLGVRLTLHVAVEIDGAEKPALVADAISVLAG, from the coding sequence GTGCGCGCCTTCGCCAGCCCTGCCGCCCTGCTCGACGCCGCGGGCGCGGACCTCGGCGCCGGGGAGTGGCTCCCCGTCGAGCAGGACCGCGTCGACGCGTTCGCCGCCGCGACGGACGACGAGCAGTGGATCCACGTCGACCCCGAGCGCGCGGCCGCGGGCCCGTTCGGCGCCCCGATCGCGCACGGCTACCTCACGCTCTCGCTGCTGCCCGCGCTGACCTCGTCGCTCCTGGTGGTCGAGGGCGTCACGATGGCTGTGAACTACGGGCTCGACCGGGTGCGGTTCCTCCAGCCGGTGCGCGTCGGCTCCCGGGTGCGGGCCACCGGCACGGTGGCCGACGCGCGGCGGGTGGACCTCGGAGTGCGGCTCACGCTCCATGTGGCGGTCGAGATCGACGGCGCCGAGAAGCCCGCGCTGGTGGCGGACGCGATCTCGGTGCTCGCCGGCTGA
- a CDS encoding acyl-CoA dehydrogenase family protein encodes MRSDLLSSDFYSFQDSLSPREVEATLAVRDFFEAEVGPIVNDFWARAEFPSHLVKPLAGLGLLGAAWEESRQFENSAQWRGWIALEMSRVDASVSSFVGVQSGLAMGSIANGGSPAQRQEWLPQMATGEVVGAFGLTEPLSGSDSARGLRTTAERRGEGWVLNGAKRWIGNGTFADIVVIAARDAADGQVKSFLVPTATPGFAAAKIEGKQSLRIVQNADITLQDVVVPDELRLPGVESFRDVATVLRLTRAEVAWQAVGNSIGAYEAAVAYAREREQFGRPIGAHQLVQDLLARCLGNITASIALCMQVSRLLDEGRQLDEHAALAKSFATSRMRETVAWSREILGGNGILLQNDVARHFADAEGIYSYEGTREMNSLIVGRAITGHAAFA; translated from the coding sequence ATGCGGTCAGACCTGTTGAGCAGCGACTTCTACTCGTTCCAGGACAGCCTCAGCCCGCGGGAGGTCGAGGCGACACTGGCCGTGCGCGACTTCTTCGAGGCCGAGGTCGGTCCCATCGTGAACGACTTCTGGGCGCGCGCCGAGTTCCCCAGCCACCTCGTCAAGCCGCTCGCCGGGCTCGGCCTGCTCGGCGCCGCCTGGGAGGAGTCCCGGCAGTTCGAGAACTCGGCCCAGTGGCGCGGCTGGATCGCCCTCGAGATGTCCCGCGTCGACGCGTCGGTGTCCTCGTTCGTGGGCGTGCAGAGCGGGCTCGCCATGGGGTCCATCGCGAACGGCGGCTCGCCCGCCCAACGCCAGGAGTGGCTGCCCCAGATGGCCACCGGCGAGGTCGTCGGCGCCTTTGGCCTCACCGAGCCGCTGTCCGGCTCCGACTCAGCGCGCGGCCTGCGCACCACCGCCGAACGGCGCGGCGAGGGCTGGGTGCTCAACGGCGCCAAGCGCTGGATCGGCAACGGGACCTTCGCGGACATCGTGGTGATCGCCGCCCGCGACGCCGCGGACGGGCAGGTCAAGAGCTTCCTGGTGCCCACCGCCACCCCAGGGTTCGCCGCCGCCAAGATCGAGGGCAAGCAGAGCCTGCGAATCGTGCAGAACGCCGACATCACCCTCCAGGACGTCGTGGTGCCCGACGAGCTCCGGCTGCCCGGCGTCGAGTCCTTCCGCGACGTGGCCACCGTGCTGCGGCTCACCCGCGCCGAGGTGGCGTGGCAGGCCGTCGGCAACTCGATCGGCGCGTACGAGGCGGCAGTCGCCTACGCGAGGGAGCGGGAGCAGTTCGGGCGGCCCATCGGCGCCCACCAGCTCGTCCAGGACCTGCTCGCGCGGTGCCTGGGCAACATCACGGCCAGCATCGCGCTGTGCATGCAGGTCTCACGCCTGCTCGACGAGGGCCGCCAGCTCGACGAGCACGCGGCACTCGCCAAGTCCTTCGCCACCAGCCGGATGCGCGAGACCGTCGCCTGGTCGCGGGAGATCCTCGGCGGCAACGGGATCCTGCTGCAGAACGACGTCGCCCGGCACTTCGCCGACGCCGAGGGCATCTACTCCTACGAGGGCACCCGCGAGATGAACAGCCTCATCGTCGGCCGGGCGATCACCGGCCACGCCGCGTTCGCGTAG
- a CDS encoding QsdR family transcriptional regulator, protein MTSTATSTATAPRVPGLGDLGAALAPSRLSRRLEQGPDGHPDALRAFLLARKTFVAGERVDMGDLAASLGVDRTSLFRWVGNRDALLSEVLWSLAVPTLTHADTLAAGRGADRVVALLTEFVDALISADYFRAFLRREPARALRLLTTKESQVQRRYVAVTEHVLRAESEAGCLTLGLPAHDLAYLLVRISESFTYADLVTGEEPSAERAHAAFSYVLRGT, encoded by the coding sequence ATGACCTCGACCGCCACCTCGACCGCCACGGCGCCCCGGGTCCCGGGCCTCGGGGACCTCGGGGCCGCGCTCGCGCCGAGCCGGCTGTCCCGGCGGCTCGAGCAGGGCCCCGACGGGCACCCGGACGCGCTGCGCGCCTTCCTGCTCGCCCGCAAGACGTTCGTGGCAGGCGAGCGCGTCGACATGGGCGACCTCGCGGCCAGCCTGGGGGTGGACCGCACGTCGCTGTTCCGCTGGGTGGGCAACCGCGACGCCCTGCTCTCCGAGGTGCTGTGGTCGCTGGCCGTGCCGACGCTGACCCACGCCGACACCCTCGCCGCGGGGCGCGGCGCCGACCGGGTCGTCGCCCTGCTCACCGAGTTCGTCGACGCGCTCATCTCGGCCGACTACTTCCGGGCGTTCCTGCGCCGCGAGCCCGCTCGGGCGCTGCGCCTGCTGACCACCAAGGAGAGCCAGGTGCAGCGGCGCTACGTCGCGGTGACCGAGCACGTCCTCCGCGCGGAGTCCGAGGCCGGCTGCCTGACGCTCGGGCTGCCCGCCCACGACCTGGCCTACCTGCTGGTCCGCATCTCCGAGTCGTTCACCTACGCCGACCTGGTGACGGGCGAGGAGCCCAGCGCCGAGCGCGCGCACGCCGCGTTCTCCTACGTCCTGCGGGGCACCTGA
- a CDS encoding phosphotransferase family protein: MSEHPTDPVGLSTATLERWLRAVRPDLVTAAPLRATLLDGGRSNLTYRLDGAATPLVLRRPPLGHVLSTAHDMAREHRVIAALAPTSVPVPRAELHHDDADGAAGVGTPFYLMRLVEGDVLRTPSDNAGFTASQLRGLSLDLAATLGRLHGLDPAAIGLGTLGRPDGFLARQVRRWGAQYDLSRSRPMPELDHLQDRLRTSVPATTQDSLLHGDYRLDNVIVQVGADGAPRLAAVLDWEMATHGDSLTDLGLLALYWDIRAIGGDSLGIATSAVDTTAGYPAFDELVDAYSAERRVRVPELSWYRAFAAYKLAIILEGVHYRHRAGETVGPGFDTVGALVAPLAAHGLACLGTTSATAR; encoded by the coding sequence GTGAGCGAGCACCCGACCGACCCGGTGGGCCTGTCCACCGCAACGCTCGAACGATGGCTGCGCGCCGTGCGCCCCGACCTCGTCACCGCCGCCCCGCTGCGCGCCACCCTCCTCGACGGAGGGCGCTCCAACCTCACCTACCGCCTGGACGGCGCCGCCACGCCCCTGGTGCTGCGCAGGCCACCGCTCGGCCACGTGCTCAGCACCGCCCACGACATGGCCCGCGAGCACCGCGTCATCGCCGCGCTGGCGCCGACGTCGGTGCCGGTCCCCCGCGCCGAGCTCCATCACGACGACGCCGACGGCGCAGCCGGCGTGGGCACGCCCTTCTACCTGATGCGGCTCGTCGAGGGCGACGTGCTGCGCACCCCCAGCGACAACGCCGGCTTCACCGCATCCCAGCTGCGGGGTCTCAGCCTCGACCTGGCCGCCACGCTCGGCCGGCTGCACGGTCTCGACCCGGCCGCGATCGGGCTCGGGACCCTCGGACGCCCTGACGGGTTCCTCGCCCGGCAGGTGCGACGCTGGGGCGCGCAGTACGACCTGTCCCGCAGCCGTCCGATGCCCGAGCTCGACCACCTCCAGGACCGGCTCCGCACGAGCGTGCCCGCGACCACCCAGGACTCCCTGCTGCACGGGGACTACCGCCTCGACAACGTCATCGTCCAGGTCGGCGCCGACGGCGCGCCCCGCCTCGCGGCGGTCCTCGACTGGGAGATGGCCACCCACGGCGACTCCCTCACCGACCTCGGGCTGCTGGCCCTGTACTGGGACATCCGCGCGATCGGCGGAGACTCGCTCGGCATCGCCACCAGCGCCGTCGACACCACGGCGGGATACCCCGCGTTCGACGAGCTCGTCGACGCGTACAGCGCCGAGAGACGCGTCCGGGTCCCCGAGCTGTCCTGGTACCGGGCCTTCGCCGCGTACAAGCTGGCGATCATCCTCGAGGGGGTCCACTACCGGCACCGGGCGGGCGAGACCGTCGGGCCCGGCTTCGACACCGTGGGCGCGCTCGTCGCCCCGCTCGCCGCCCACGGGCTCGCCTGCCTGGGCACGACCAGCGCCACCGCCAGGTAG
- a CDS encoding glycoside hydrolase family 2 protein, protein MTAQDLHDGWTLRATAGPVPAELAGREVAAEVPGTVHTDLLAAGLIPDPYLDENETALAWLHRAGWRYTRPLTLAPADDDERVDLVFEGLDTVADVRLDDRLVGSTANQHRSYRFDVRDAADGTPRTLVVDLASALQHAEALEARLGARPAAYSHPFNMVRKMACSFGWDWGPDLQTAGIWKPVRVERWRTARLAEVRPLVTVDAEGFGRVAAHVRVERSGLGGSADTTLVVRAHVADVEAQAVLALGEDTAVVHLAVPHAPLWWPVGHGAQPLLDLDVVLEAVGADQDAAPIALDAWRRRIGFRTVELDTHPDEFGSSFTLRVNGRSIFVKGANWIPDDHLLTRVTRAQVARRVDQAVGANLNLLRVWGGGVYESEDFYDVCDERGVLVWQDFLLACAAYPEEDPLWDELEAEARENVARLTPHPSLVLWNGGNENLWGFEDWGWKDRLNGATWGRRYATELFPAVVAELDPTRPYMDGSPYSPAAAPEGTHPNDPDHGTHHEWEVWNRVDYTAYRDAAPRFCSEFGFQGPPTWATLQRAVRNPDGSPLAKTDPVFLLHQKADDGNGKLDRGLAPHLGVPEDFADWHWATQLNQARAVRHAIDHYRSWWPRTTGAIVWQLNDCWPVTSWAAVDSDERRKPLWHALRHAFADRVLSVHERDGRRVLAVVNDSPELWRGVVALRRELFDGTPLAAASQPVSVGARSVALIPLPEEVATPGEPRREVLVAELDDVRAVHLWAEDLDLDLDPSPVEAVATPADGGYRVDVTARSLARDVTLLVDRLDPDAVVDDALVTLPAGARATFWVRTSARLDEDALVAAPVLRTANDLRAVGLVGDAPLVGTPAD, encoded by the coding sequence ATGACCGCACAGGACCTGCACGACGGATGGACCCTGCGGGCCACGGCCGGGCCCGTCCCCGCCGAGCTCGCGGGACGAGAGGTCGCCGCGGAGGTCCCCGGCACCGTCCACACCGACCTCCTCGCCGCAGGCCTCATCCCCGACCCCTACCTGGACGAGAACGAGACGGCGCTCGCCTGGCTGCACCGCGCCGGCTGGCGGTACACCCGCCCATTGACGCTCGCCCCCGCGGACGACGACGAGCGCGTCGACCTGGTGTTCGAGGGCCTCGACACGGTGGCCGACGTGCGGCTCGACGACCGCCTGGTCGGCAGCACCGCCAACCAGCACCGCTCCTACCGCTTCGACGTGCGCGACGCCGCCGACGGGACGCCCCGCACCCTCGTCGTGGACCTGGCCTCCGCGCTCCAGCACGCCGAGGCCCTCGAGGCCCGGCTCGGGGCCCGCCCCGCCGCCTACTCCCACCCCTTCAACATGGTCCGCAAGATGGCGTGCAGCTTCGGCTGGGACTGGGGCCCCGACCTGCAGACCGCCGGCATCTGGAAGCCCGTCCGCGTCGAGCGGTGGCGCACCGCCCGCCTGGCCGAGGTCCGCCCGCTGGTCACCGTCGACGCCGAGGGGTTCGGGCGCGTCGCGGCGCACGTCCGGGTCGAGCGGTCCGGGCTCGGCGGCTCCGCGGACACGACGCTCGTGGTGCGGGCCCACGTCGCGGACGTCGAGGCCCAGGCGGTCCTGGCCCTCGGCGAGGACACCGCCGTCGTCCACCTCGCCGTCCCGCACGCGCCCCTGTGGTGGCCGGTGGGCCACGGCGCCCAGCCGCTGCTCGACCTGGACGTCGTCCTCGAGGCGGTGGGCGCGGACCAGGACGCCGCCCCCATCGCGCTGGACGCCTGGCGCCGCCGCATCGGGTTCCGCACCGTCGAGTTGGACACCCACCCCGACGAGTTCGGGTCCTCCTTCACGCTCCGCGTCAACGGCCGCTCGATCTTCGTCAAGGGCGCCAACTGGATCCCCGACGACCACCTGCTGACCCGGGTCACCCGCGCGCAGGTCGCCCGCCGGGTGGACCAGGCGGTCGGCGCGAACCTCAACCTGCTGCGCGTCTGGGGCGGCGGCGTGTACGAGTCGGAGGACTTCTACGACGTCTGCGACGAGCGGGGCGTGCTCGTGTGGCAGGACTTCCTGCTGGCGTGCGCGGCGTACCCCGAGGAGGACCCGCTCTGGGACGAGCTCGAGGCGGAGGCCCGGGAGAACGTCGCCCGGCTGACCCCGCACCCCTCGCTCGTGCTGTGGAACGGCGGCAACGAGAACCTCTGGGGCTTCGAGGATTGGGGCTGGAAGGACCGGCTCAACGGCGCGACGTGGGGTCGGCGGTACGCGACCGAGCTGTTCCCCGCCGTCGTCGCCGAGCTCGACCCGACGCGCCCCTACATGGACGGCAGCCCGTACTCCCCCGCCGCCGCGCCCGAGGGCACGCACCCGAACGACCCCGACCACGGCACCCACCACGAGTGGGAGGTCTGGAACCGGGTGGACTACACGGCGTACCGCGACGCGGCGCCAAGGTTCTGCTCGGAGTTCGGCTTCCAGGGCCCCCCGACGTGGGCCACCCTGCAGCGCGCGGTCCGGAACCCCGACGGGTCGCCGCTCGCCAAGACGGACCCGGTGTTCCTGCTGCACCAGAAGGCCGACGACGGCAACGGCAAGCTCGACCGCGGCCTGGCGCCGCACCTGGGCGTCCCCGAGGACTTCGCCGACTGGCACTGGGCCACCCAGCTCAACCAGGCGCGGGCCGTGCGGCACGCCATCGACCACTACCGGTCGTGGTGGCCGCGCACCACGGGCGCCATCGTGTGGCAGCTCAACGACTGCTGGCCGGTGACGTCGTGGGCGGCGGTGGACTCCGACGAGCGACGCAAGCCGCTGTGGCACGCGCTGCGGCACGCGTTCGCCGACCGGGTGCTCTCGGTGCACGAGCGGGACGGCCGGCGCGTCCTCGCGGTGGTCAACGACAGCCCCGAGCTGTGGCGTGGCGTGGTGGCCCTGCGGCGCGAGCTCTTCGACGGGACGCCGCTCGCCGCGGCGTCCCAACCGGTGAGCGTCGGCGCCCGGTCGGTGGCCCTGATCCCGCTGCCCGAAGAGGTCGCCACCCCGGGGGAGCCTCGCCGCGAGGTGCTCGTCGCCGAGCTCGACGACGTCCGCGCGGTGCACCTGTGGGCCGAGGACCTCGACCTCGACCTTGACCCCTCGCCGGTCGAGGCCGTGGCCACGCCGGCGGACGGCGGGTACCGGGTGGACGTCACGGCGCGCTCCCTCGCACGCGACGTCACGCTGCTGGTGGACCGGCTCGACCCGGACGCCGTGGTGGACGACGCCCTCGTGACCCTGCCGGCTGGCGCCCGGGCCACGTTCTGGGTGCGGACGTCGGCGCGCCTCGACGAGGACGCCCTGGTCGCGGCGCCGGTGCTGCGGACGGCGAACGACCTGCGGGCGGTGGGGCTGGTCGGGGACGCGCCGCTGGTGGGCACGCCCGCCGACTGA